In Nitrosopumilus sp., the genomic stretch AAAGGGATTGATTTTATTCCAGTAGAACCAATGCGAGAACCTTTTGCTTCATCATAAATATCACTGTCATCTAAATTTCGTTTGTCAATCACAAATGTTCCAAGAACATTCAGATTTGTCTTAATAGTAGTGAAAGTTTTTCGCTTGATTATAGCTTCTATCTTTTTCACAAATAATTTTCAAAAAAGGGGCTATTTATGAGAAATGGTCTTTATCAACATCAAAAAATGGATCGTGATAAATTAAAGAAGGAAACAGGCACGAATAAGGTGTAAAAAAACCAGCTAGAAAGACAAGCAAAGCTCAAGTTAAAGACTAATAAGGTAATGTACCGTACAATACGGTATGATGCGAGCAAGACTAACATATGTACCACTAGAAGTGGCAGACCAATTCGGGGATTTTATCATACAAAGAGACGAACAAGTTCTCGATGCAGTAAAAGCAAGAACACGAGATTTCAGTACACTGTCTTTGATAAAGTTGCTATATCAATTAAGAGGAAACCCTATGACATTTTCTGATTTGTATTCAAAGTCAAAAATCAGAATGAAAAAGTCATTTCTGAACTACCTACATCTGTGTGTAGATTACAACTTCATTAAAAAAGAAGCAGTTGGTTCAAACATGATCTATACAATTACAGACAAGGGGCGAACCATGTTGAATCTGTTTATGCAGAAAAGCAATTAAATTTAATTTTTGGATGAATTTAATCAAGCATCTGCATACATTGAAACTTCCCAAGCTGTAGGAGTTTGGGCAAACGCAGTGTATTCTTTGTATTTTATCTCAGAATATGCATCAAGAAAATCTTTTGTAAAAACATCTTCTAAGAAATTCGAATCACTATTTAGAGAATCAAGTGCATCCTTCAATGAAACAGGTAAAGTTCCAATTTTGTATTCTCGTTTCTTTTCGGCAGAAAGTTTGTATACATTTTCTTCAATAGGATTTCCAGGATCAATTTTATTTTTTATTCCATCCAATCCAGCTAGCAGTAATGCGGCTTCTAACAGATAGATATTTGCAGTTGGATCAGGTACGCGATATTCTAGTCTCTTGCTTTTTTCTTGATTTCTATTATACATTGGAACTCTAATTGCAGCAGATCTATTTCCTAACCCCCAGCAAACATTTACAGGTGCTTCAAAACCGGGAACAAGACGTTTGTAAGAATTTGTAGTAGGGTTTGAAATTGCACACAAAGCTGAAGCGTGGTTTAAAATCCCACCAATGTAGTATCTTCCAGTTTGACTCATTTGTGCCTCTTCATCATCTTTATCATACATCACATTCGTTTTTCCATTCCACAAACTTTGATGAGTATGCATTGCTGAAGCATTATCACCAAAAATTGGCTTTGGCATAAAAGTTGCAACTTTATTTTTTCTTTTAGCTTTAACTTTCACCAAATTTTTAACTGCAATTACATTATCTGCCATTGCAATCATCTCATCATATACTAAATTAATTTCACATTGACCCGAAGTCGCAACTTCGTGATGTTCTGCTTCTATTTTTATTCCAAAGTAATTATACAGATCATCACAGATATCTTTTCGAAATCCCTCAAGCGTATCCTTAGGTTGCGATGGATAGTATCCTTCTTTGAGATCTATAGCAGTACTGACATTGCCTTTAGCCCAAGGAGATTCTTTTGATTCAATAGAATATCCTGAACCACCATACGAATGCGTCGCAGCATAGGGGGAAGGATAAACATTGATAGTATCAAATACAAAAAACTCTATTTCAGGACCCCAATTGGTATGAGTTAAACCAAAATCAGACAGTTTTTCAGATGCTTTATTGGCAATTCCTCTAGAATCACGATTATATCTAGACTCTTTGTTCGAATTGCCATCATACAAATCACAGAATATTCGTGCATTTTTCCGATTACCAGGATCATAATCATTTGGGAGAATTTTAAATGACGATGGATCAGGTAGTAAAATCATATCAGAATGATTTACAGATTTGAATCCAACAATTGAACTTGCATCGAGTTTTTCAAGACCATTTACAAAACTATCTTTATCAATTGCATAGCTTGGCATCCCCACATTATGAAGTTCACCAAAAATATCTACAAACCAAAAATCAATAAATGAAATTTTTTCATCTTGTATAGTCTGTAGAACTTGATCGGCATTCAATGTGTTAGGTTAATTTATCAGATTACTAATATGGTTTAGTAAGATAGATTTGTCAAGATAGTCAGGTTAATTCTCAACTAAATAATTGTCAAACAACATATAGGCACATAATAAGTAAAAATGAAAAACAATTGGATCTAAAAAAATTTAGTGTTTAACAACTTTTTTTGTTAATAATACATTTCAAATAAAAAATCACAAAATCATAGTGTGACTCAATCAGAATATGATCAAAAAGATCTAAATAATTACGAGAAATTACAAAACGAATATAAAAAATTGCTTACCGAACATGATGAACTAAAATCAGACAATCCTCAAAATACAGAATTAGAGGAGAAAGTAAAGAAACTCACTGAAAAGCATAAAGAAATTCAAGATTTGTCATCCAAATTATTTTAAGAATTGAACAGTAGTTACTATTAGTGCAAGTAGCAAATAACACATTCTTGGGTGTCAGACATATTCGTATTAAATTACAGTTAACAGTACTAATATTAATTTAGAAGGATATACTTATACCATTTAATTCATAATAGTCATTTTTGAATTTTAATGATTACAGATAGACACAAAATCATAATTTTTCGCATGTGCCACCGGCTTTTTTCCAGCTTTTTCCGCCTTCATTTCGACATTGTGTTTTAGTAACTTTTCTTAAGATTACTCCTTTGCAGTTTTCTTCAGCATAACATGTTCCACGAGGAATTTTAGAATTGGTTTTTTTATGAAGAACCGATTTTTTGTTAGAAACTTTTGTTTTGACTCTGCCTATTGAGAGAGTAGGTAATTTTTTAACAATTTTCTTACGTTTTGAAATTAAAGGTTTCTTTATTTTTGGAGTCTTGGGTTTTCTAATTACAGGTTTACGTATTGACACTGAATCATTATGATCCCATAAGATATTAAATTTTAGAGAAAATTTTTGATCTTATAAAAACTGTCAAACAGATTCTATAAGAAACAAATATTGACAAAAGTAATTAGACAGAACAAATCGACGTAAACAGTGCAGAAAGAATTTCCAGAAGCCGAAATCTTTGAGATAAAGAAAATAGAATTAAACAGTCCGATAATTTTTGCAGGATTTGTAGGTGCAGGTCTAGTAGGACCTCTTGCAATAAACCACATCATTGAGAAACTGAAAATGCAACAAATAGCAGTAATGAGATCAAAATATCTTCCACCATCAACAGTTTTCATGAGAGGGAGACTACGGCATCCATTTAGATTTTATGCAAATCCAGAGGGAACAATATGTGCAATAATTTGTGAAATAACATTGAGAATGGAAGGGTTGTATTCACTAGTAGGAGAAATTTTAGATTGGGCAGAAGAGAAAGGCTCAAAAGAAATTGTAATTTTAGACGGGGTTGCAAGTATAGGACATGATGACAAAGCATATTGTGCAGCTGAAGAAGATTTGGTACGAACCATGGCAGAAAAAGACATCAGTATGATCCCACAGGGATTTATCACAGGAATTCCAGGAGGGATATTAAACGAATGCTTGGTAAGGGAAATCCAAGGACTGACATTATTAGCAAAAGCAAACAAAGTCGCACCTGATTCAGGAGCAGCCGCCACCCTGATTGAAGCACTGAATAGATTCTATGATTTGAACATTGACACAAAACAACTAGAAGATGAGAAAGATAGATTCCACTCAGAATTTAGTGAGTTATCTCAGAAATATGTAGAGCACAGAGAAGAGATAGCTGGAATGTATATGTGATCGAAACAGCAGGCAAATTCTTTTATTCATAGCAAATACGCATCAAATTATGGCGTTAACCTACAAAAAAGCAGGAGTGGACATTTCTAAAATCAAACAAAGTCAGCAAGCAATTGGTAAATTAATTGCATCAACTCATAAACTTCAGAAAAAAGCAAAGATAGCACACGGTTTTGGCCATTATGCAGGAATTGTTGAGATCCCCGGAGGAAAACTTTTGGCAACACACACAGATGGTGTTGGAACCAAAGTAATTATTGCAAACATGATGAAAAAATACAACACAATAGGAATTGATTGTGTTGCAATGAATGTTAATGATGTTATCTGCATTGGTGCAACACCTATCTCATTTGTAGACTATATCGCTGCAAACAAAAATGATGCAACAATATTCAAAAAAATTGTCGAGGGATTAGTGACGGGTGCAAAAAAATCTTCAATGCCGATTGTCGGAGGAGAGACTGCAATTATGCCAGATGTGATTGATGGGAAAGGATTTGCATTTGATTTAGCAGGGATGGTAGTAGGATTAGTAGATAAAAAAGATTTGGTGCTTGGAAATAAAATAAACGTAGGGGATGTGATTGTAGGTGCAAATAGTACAGGAATTCATTCAAACGGATATTCGCTTGCAAGAAAAGCAATTTTAGGAAAATATTCTATAAAAGATAAAGTAAAAGGAATAGGAACAATAGGTAATGCATTGTTAGCGCCTACTGAAATATATACAAATCCAGTACTAGAGATAATTCAAAAATGTAAAGTCAATGGTTTGGCCCACATTACAGGAGGGGCATTTACCAAGCTATTACGCCTCAAGAAAATTGGATATGAGATTGAGTCCCTACCAAAAATTCCACCAATCATGGGATTAGTTGAAGAACAAGGGGTAAAGCTCGAAGAAATGTATAAGACGTTTAACATGGGAGTAGGATTCTGTGTTATTGCACCAAAAGAACAGGCAGTGCGAATTAAATCAATATTCAAAAAACACAAGATACAAAGTCAGGAAATAGGAAAGATTATTCCCAAGAAAGGTGTTTTTGTAAACTCGATAAAAATTGCTTAATTTAACAACAACAAAATTATTTTCAACCTAATTTACCTTATATGACAGATTTTTACAATATTCAGTAAGAGAATATGGTAGAGGCACACTTAATTGAAACAATTATCGGTATAGGAATTCTTCTTTTTGCAGCTAAACTAATGGCAGAGTTATTCCTCAGATTAAAACTGCCAATTGTATTAGGTGAACTTTTGGCAGGAATGATTGTAGGACCATTTGCATTAGGGGCATTTTTTGTAGTAGATGGAAAACAGTTGCTGCAAATCAATGATGAGATACGAATACTAGGAGAGATGGGCGCAATTGTGATTTTGTTTATGGCAGGACTTGAAATGACACCTAAAGAATTCCTAAAGGGTGGAAAAGCATCATTTACTGTCGGTACGCTGGGAGTGGTGGTCCCATTCTTTGCAGGACTCGTGGTTTTTCAAATGTTCGGATTTGATGCATTACAATCAATGCTTATTGCAACAGCACTAACAGCTACAAGTATCGCAATTTCAATTCAAGTTCTAAGTGAATTTGGCAAAATAAAAACTCCCGAAGCTAGACTCATTATTGGCGCAGCAGTTGTAGATGACATTTTAGCAATTGCAGTATTATCAGTAGTGTCATCTATTGCAGGATCCGATGGAGGAATTGACAATATTGACATTTCTGAAATAGTAATAACAATTTTGCAGGTATTAGGATTCTTTGCAATAATGCTTATAGTAGCAGTAGTTGTCATCCCAAAAATAATCACACCACGGCTATGGAAAGCAAAGGGAAGTGTGGAAGGAATAGCAACGGCATCATTTTTTGGAGCAGCAGCTCTTGCAGGGTCAATAGGGCTATCACCTATTGTAGGGGCATTTGCAGTAGGAATGGCATTATCAACTACAAAAGTATTTGAAAAAGTGGAAAATTACATTGGAAAAATTGGATTAATTTTTGCACCATTATTCTTTGCAATTATTGGTGCACAAGTTGATCTGAGAGCAGTTGATTTGAATATTTTGATATTAAGTGGCGTAGTTATTGTAGTAGCAATTGTCACAAAATTGTTTGGATGTGGATTGCCTGCAATGATGTTTTTGAAAAGCAAACAGCAAGGAATGCGAGTAGGAATCGGAATGATCTCAAGAGGAGAAGTAGGGCTGATTGTTGCTGGAGTAGGAGTAACTGCAGGAATTTTAACATCTGAAGTTTATTCTACAATCATAATCATGGTAGCAGTGACAACTATTATCACACCAATATGGTTAAAGATGGAATACAGGAAAGAGCAAAAAAGTGGTTCAGCACCTAGCGAACAAAATATCGAGCAGAAATAAGAATAAAGTCTTAGATTATATAGAAAATTCTTTATGATAAAATATGATTTTAGAGAAGAAATTTGCAAGGGGAAATGGCTATAGATTATAATGAATTAACAAAACAAGTTCTCAATTTGTATCCTCAAGTGAAATTTGCCGGAGTTGTAAATATGAAAGGAGAAATTGTTGCTGGAGGACATAAAGAAAATGTGGAGCAACTGTTAGTAGGGGA encodes the following:
- a CDS encoding cation:proton antiporter, giving the protein MVEAHLIETIIGIGILLFAAKLMAELFLRLKLPIVLGELLAGMIVGPFALGAFFVVDGKQLLQINDEIRILGEMGAIVILFMAGLEMTPKEFLKGGKASFTVGTLGVVVPFFAGLVVFQMFGFDALQSMLIATALTATSIAISIQVLSEFGKIKTPEARLIIGAAVVDDILAIAVLSVVSSIAGSDGGIDNIDISEIVITILQVLGFFAIMLIVAVVVIPKIITPRLWKAKGSVEGIATASFFGAAALAGSIGLSPIVGAFAVGMALSTTKVFEKVENYIGKIGLIFAPLFFAIIGAQVDLRAVDLNILILSGVVIVVAIVTKLFGCGLPAMMFLKSKQQGMRVGIGMISRGEVGLIVAGVGVTAGILTSEVYSTIIIMVAVTTIITPIWLKMEYRKEQKSGSAPSEQNIEQK
- the glnA gene encoding type I glutamate--ammonia ligase, with product MNADQVLQTIQDEKISFIDFWFVDIFGELHNVGMPSYAIDKDSFVNGLEKLDASSIVGFKSVNHSDMILLPDPSSFKILPNDYDPGNRKNARIFCDLYDGNSNKESRYNRDSRGIANKASEKLSDFGLTHTNWGPEIEFFVFDTINVYPSPYAATHSYGGSGYSIESKESPWAKGNVSTAIDLKEGYYPSQPKDTLEGFRKDICDDLYNYFGIKIEAEHHEVATSGQCEINLVYDEMIAMADNVIAVKNLVKVKAKRKNKVATFMPKPIFGDNASAMHTHQSLWNGKTNVMYDKDDEEAQMSQTGRYYIGGILNHASALCAISNPTTNSYKRLVPGFEAPVNVCWGLGNRSAAIRVPMYNRNQEKSKRLEYRVPDPTANIYLLEAALLLAGLDGIKNKIDPGNPIEENVYKLSAEKKREYKIGTLPVSLKDALDSLNSDSNFLEDVFTKDFLDAYSEIKYKEYTAFAQTPTAWEVSMYADA
- the purM gene encoding phosphoribosylformylglycinamidine cyclo-ligase; this translates as MALTYKKAGVDISKIKQSQQAIGKLIASTHKLQKKAKIAHGFGHYAGIVEIPGGKLLATHTDGVGTKVIIANMMKKYNTIGIDCVAMNVNDVICIGATPISFVDYIAANKNDATIFKKIVEGLVTGAKKSSMPIVGGETAIMPDVIDGKGFAFDLAGMVVGLVDKKDLVLGNKINVGDVIVGANSTGIHSNGYSLARKAILGKYSIKDKVKGIGTIGNALLAPTEIYTNPVLEIIQKCKVNGLAHITGGAFTKLLRLKKIGYEIESLPKIPPIMGLVEEQGVKLEEMYKTFNMGVGFCVIAPKEQAVRIKSIFKKHKIQSQEIGKIIPKKGVFVNSIKIA
- a CDS encoding PAC2 family protein — encoded protein: MQKEFPEAEIFEIKKIELNSPIIFAGFVGAGLVGPLAINHIIEKLKMQQIAVMRSKYLPPSTVFMRGRLRHPFRFYANPEGTICAIICEITLRMEGLYSLVGEILDWAEEKGSKEIVILDGVASIGHDDKAYCAAEEDLVRTMAEKDISMIPQGFITGIPGGILNECLVREIQGLTLLAKANKVAPDSGAAATLIEALNRFYDLNIDTKQLEDEKDRFHSEFSELSQKYVEHREEIAGMYM